One Pseudomonas syringae CC1557 genomic window, TGAGGTCGGCAGTTCGAATCTGCCCAGACCCACCAGTTTACTGGTGAGATAGCTGGTCAGAGCGCACCCTGCCTCCAAGGTAAAAAACGGTGAGTTCTGATGTTTTGCAGTTCGAATCTGCCCAGACCCACCAATTTTGTGTGGGAAACGCCTGTAGAAATACGGGGCCATAGCTCAGCTGGGAGAGCGCCTGCCTTGCACGCAGGAGGTCAGCGGTTCGATCCCGCTTGGCTCCACCACTTACTGCTTCTGTTTGAAAGCTTAGAAATGAGCATTCCATTGATCCTGAGGATTGATGCGTGAATGTTGATTTCTAGTCTTTGATTAGATCGTTCTTTAAAAATTTGGGTATGTGATAGAAAGAAATATAGACCGGGCACCTCTTTCACTGGTGCGTGTCCGGGCTAAGGTAAAGTTTGTGAAATGCAAACTTTCGGCGAATGTCGTCTTCACAGTATAACCAGATTGCTTGGGGTTATATGGTCAAGTGAAGAAGCGCATACGGTGGATGCCTTGGCAGTCAGAGGCGATGAAAGACGTGGTAGCCTGCGAAAAGCTTCGGGGAGTCGGCAAACAGACTGTGATCCGGAGATGTCTGAATGGGGGAACCCAGCCATCATAAGATGGTTATCTTACACTGAATACATAGGTGTAAGAGGCGAACCAGGGGAACTGAAACATCTAAGTACCCTGAGGAAAAGAAATCAACCGAGATTCCCTTAGTAGTGGCGAGCGAACGGGGACCAGCCCTTAAGTTGTATTGAGATTAGCGGAACACTCTGGAAAGGGTGGCCATAGTGGGTGATAGCCCTGTACGCGAAAATCCCTTTGCAATGAAATCGAGTAGGACGGGGCACGAGAAACCTTGTCTGAATATGGGGGGACCATCCTCCAAGGCTAAATACTACTGACTGACCGATAGTGAACCAGTACCGTGAGGGAAAGGCGAAAAGAACCGCGGAGAGCGGAGTGAAATAGATCCTGAAACCGTATGCGTACAAGCAGTGGGAGCCCACTTTGTTGGGTGACTGCGTACCTTTTGTATAATGGGTCAGCGACTTATTTTCAGTGGCGAGCTTAACCGAATAGGGGAGGCGTAGCGAAAGCGAGTCTTAATAGGGCGTCTAGTCGCTGGGAATAGACCCGAAACCGGGCGATCTATCCATGGGCAGGTTGAAGGTTGGGTAACACTAACTGGAGGACCGAACCGACTACCGTTGAAAAGTTAGCGGATGACCTGTGGATCGGAGTGAAAGGCTAATCAAGCTCGGAGATAGCTGGTTCTCCTCGAAAGCTATTTAGGTAGCGCCTCATGTATCACTGTAGGGGGTAGAGCACTGTTTCGGCTAGGGGGTCATCCCGACTTACCAAACCGATGCAAACTCCGAATACCTACAAGTGCCGAGCATGGGAGACACACGGCGGGTGCTAACGTCCGTCGTGAAAAGGGAAACAACCCAGACCGTCAGCTAAGGTCCCAAAGTCATGGTTAAGTGGGAAACGATGTGGGAAGGCTTAGACAGCTAGGAGGTTGGCTTAGAAGCAGCCACCCTTTAAAGAAAGCGTAATAGCTCACTAGTCGAGTCGGCCTGCGCGGAAGATGTAACGGGGCTCAAACCATGCACCGAAGCTACGGGTATCATCTTATGATGATGCGGTAGAGGAGCGTTCTGTAAGCCTGTGAAGGTGAGTTGAGAAGCTTGCTGGAGGTATCAGAAGTGCGAATGCTGACATGAGTAACGACAATGGGTGTGAAAAACACCCACGCCGAAAGACCAAGGTTTCCTGCGCAACGTTAATCGACGCAGGGTTAGTCGGTCCCTAAGGCGAGGCTGAAAAGCGTAGTCGATGGAAAACAGGTTAATATTCCTGTACTTCTGGTTATTGCGATGGAGGGACGGAGAAGGCTAGGCCAGCCTGGCGTTGGTAGTCCAGGTTTAAGGTGGTAGGCTGAGATCTTAGGTAAATCCGGGATCTTAAGGCCGAGAGCTGATGACGAGTGTTCTTTTAGAACATGAAGTGGTTGATGCCATGCTTCCAAGAAAAGCTTCTAAGCTTCAGGTAACCAGGAACCGTACCCCAAACCGACACAGGTGGTTGGGTAGAGAATACCAAGGCGCTTGAGAGAACTCGGGTGAAGGAACTAGGCAAAATGGCACCGTAACTTCGGGAGAAGGTGCGCCGGTGAGGGTGAAGCATTTACTGCGTAAGCCCACGCCGGTCGAAGATACCAGGCCGCTGCGACTGTTTATTAAAAACACAGCACTCTGCAAACACGAAAGTGGACGTATAGGGTGTGACGCCTGCCCGGTGCCGGAAGGTTAATTGATGGGGTTAGCGCAAGCGAAGCTCTTGATCGAAGCCCCGGTAAACGGCGGCCGTAACTATAACGGTCCTAAGGTAGCGAAATTCCTTGTCGGGTAAGTTCCGACCTGCACGAATGGCGTAACGATGGCGGCGCTGTCTCCACCCGAGACTCAGTGAAATTGAAATCGCTGTGAAGATGCAGTGTATCCGCGGCTAGACGGAAAGACCCCGTGAACCTTTACTATAGCTTTGCACTGGACTTTGAATTTGCTTGTGTAGGATAGGTGGGAGGCTTTGAAGCGTGGACGCCAGTCTGCGTGGAGCCAACCTTGAAATACCACCCTGGCAACTTTGAGGTTCTAACTCAGGTCCGTTATCCGGATCGAGGACAGTGTATGGTGGGTAGTTTGACTGGGGCGGTCTCCTCCTAAAGAGTAACGGAGGAGTACGAAGGTGCGCTCAGACCGGTCGGAAATCGGTCGTAGAGTATAAAGGCAAAAGCGCGCTTGACTGCGAGACAGACACGTCGAGCAGGTACGAAAGTAGGTCTTAGTGATCCGGTGGTTCTGTATGGAAGGGCCATCGCTCAACGGATAAAAGGTACTCCGGGGATAACAGGCTGATACCGCCCAAGAGTTCATATCGACGGCGGTGTTTGGCACCTCGATGTCGGCTCATCACATCCTGGGGCTGAAGCCGGTCCCAAGGGTATGGCTGTTCGCCATTTAAAGTGGTACGCGAGCTGGGTTTAGAACGTCGTGAGACAGTTCGGTCCCTATCTGCCGTGGACGTTTGAGATTTGAGAGGGGCTGCTCCTAGTACGAGAGGACCGGAGTGGACGAACCTCTGGTGTTCCGGTTGTCACGCCAGTGGCATTGCCGGGTAGCTATGTTCGGAAAAGATAACCGCTGAAAGCATCTAAGCGGGAAACTTGCCTCAAGATGAGATCTCACTGGAACCTTGAGTTCCCTAAAGGGCCGTCGAAGACTACGACGTTGATAGGTTGGGTGTGTAAGCGCTGTGAGGCGTTGAGCTAACCAATACTAATTGCCCGTGAGGCTTGACCATATAACACCCAAGCAATTTGTTCGAAAGGCCAGATTGCGGTGACTGTGGAGATGACACGAACCGAAGGTTTGCGTCACGAACGACACCTGAACGACTGACTATCACATACCTGATTTGCTGAAGCGCGCCGAAAGGCACGACTCGGTACCCGAATTTCTTGACGACCATAGAACATTGGAACCACCTGATCCCATCCCGAACTCAGTAGTGAAACGATGTATCGCCGATGGTAGTGTGGGGTTTCCCCATGTGAGAGTAGGTCATCGTCAAGATTAAATTCCAAAAACCCTCATCGCTTACGCGTTGAGGGTTTTTGTTTTTATGGCGTGGAAAACATATTTTCGTTTCTATGCATCATGCTTCTGCATGGCTATGATGCGTGCCTCATTGCCGGGCGACTCTAAATGCTGACCTTGTTAAAGCTTCTTGCCGATGGTGCGTTTCATTCCGGACAGGTTCTGGGGGAGGTGCTCGGAGTAAGTCGTAGCGCTGTATGGAAGCAGCTTCAACAGCTTGAAGCTGAACTGGGGATTGAATTTCATAAGGTGCGCGGCCGTGGTTATCGGCTAGCGACACCTGTCTCTCTTTTAAGTCCTGATGCCATCACACAATCCGGGCTTCCTGCTGGCTGGTCCGTGCGCACTTATGACTCCATCGATTCCACCAATGCAGAGGCTGCACGCTTGATTGGCGACGGCCTGCCGATGCCGCTGCTGGTACTTGCCGAGCAGCAGACCTCAGGCAGAGGGCGGCGTGGCAGGAAATGGGTGAGCCCCTTTGCGGAAAACCTGTATTACAGCCTGGTGTTGCGCATTGATGGCGGAATGCGTCAGCTGGAAGGTCTCAGCTTGCTGGTGGGCCTTGCAGTGATGAATGTTCTGCGCGACCTCGGAGTATCGGATGCGGGCCTCAAATGGCCTAATGATGTGCTCGTCGGCAAGCAGAAGATTGCCGGTATTCTTCTGGAGCTTATCGGCGATCCGGCAGACGTATGCCATGTGATCATTGGTATAGGCGTGAACGTGAACATGAAGGCCTCCACTGAGGTGGATCAGTCATGGACATCCATTCGTCTCGAGACCGGCCGTCTTGCTGATCGCAACGATGTTGCGGCCCGTATAAGTGCCCGCCTTGACTCCCTCCTGACCTTACATCGTGAGAAAGGCTTCGCAGCCTTTCGTGAGGATTGGGAGCGTGGCCATCTATGGCAGGGTGCTGCCGTCACCTTGCTTTCCGGTGTCCAGACGGTCGAGGGTGTCGTTCTGGGGGTGGATGTGCTTGGTGCTCTGCGTCTGGAGGTCGGTGGTGTGGAAAAGAGTTTTAGCGGCGGTGAGCTTAGTCTGAGGTTGCGCGATGATTCTTGAACTCGATTGTGGCAACAGCTTCATCAAATGGCGCGTCATGAGTATTAGCGACACTTCAGTGGTGAGCGGTGGTGTTGTGGACTCGGATGAGGCGCTGCTGGAGCAGCTGGGCAATTTGACCAGCGTAATGTTGACTGGCTGTCGGCTCGTGAGTGTCCGCAGTGCTGAAGAAACCGATGAGTTGGTCTCTACGCTGACCAAGGCTCTGGCCATTTCTCCCGAGCGCGCTTTGCCTGCACGAGAGCTCGCGGGGGTCATCAATGGCTATGATGATTATATGCGCCTTGGGCTGGACCGCTGGCTCGCCTTTGTGGGGGCTTATACCATCGCCCGTAATGCATGCCTGGTGATAGATCTTGGCACCGCAGTGACGTCGGATTTCGTCGATGCGCAAGGTCAGCATCTTGGTGGCTTCATTTGTCCTGGTATGCCGTTGATGCGTAGTGAGCTGCGAACCCATACACGGCGAATCAGATATAACGACACAGAGGCTGAAAAGGCCCTTGTCCAGTTGGTGCCTGGTCGGGCTACGCCTGAGGCGGTTGAGCGCGGGTGCTCGCTGATGCTTCGCGGTTTTGTTCTGACCCAGATCGAAATAGCGCGCGGGTATTGGGGTGATGACTTTACTGTCTTCGTGACTGGAGGAGATGCTCCTCTGGTTGCAGATGTATTGCCTGGGGCTCGCGTTGTGCCTGATCTGATATTCGTTGGCCTGGCTCTCGCTTGCCCTTTGCGTTGAGGTCTTTATGCGTTGGTTATTTCTGTTGCTGTTGATGCTGAACGGTTTTTACTACATCTGGCACCAGCAAGAGGCTCCGCTGAGGGCCAAGCAGGTCATGCCCTTATCGCTGACTCGAGCTCCGCAACAGGATATCCGTCTGTTGAGCGAGTCCGACGCCGGGCGTGTGTCACAAGAAGTCGATACCAATTGCCTGTACGTCGGCGGTTTGACCCGTCAGGAAGATGTCCGGCTGGTCGAGCAAAGATTGAACAGTCTTGATATTCAGTCGAAATTTCAGACGCTGCAGGCTAACGGGGTGACGGCATACTGGCTAAGAATAGCCCCTGAAAGCCGGCGCCTTGTGGAACCCGGTCTTATTGCTCAAATGAGCCAGGATTTTCCGCAATTAAAAAATCAAATAATGTCATGCGAAGGCATTGCAACTGGTCAGTAGTTTACATAGAATGGCGCCCGCTTCGCAGCGAGCTGAAAATCTCGCGAACGTAGCGAAAGTTGTCAACGCATGTAACCTCAGGTTTTTAATGAGAAAAAGGTTGACAGAAGGGTAGCATGAGTTGAGAATGCTGCCTCGCTTAGGAGGGGTTCCCGAGCGGCCAAAGGGATCAGACTGTAAATCTGACGTCTACGACTTCGAAGGTTCGAATCCTTCCCCCTCCACCAGATTTAGCGCAAGCTGCAAATTGCGCGGGTATAGTTTAGTGGTAGAACCTCAGCCTTCCAAGCTGATGATGCGGGTTCGATTCCCGCTACCCGCTCCAAGCTTGCAGCTTATGCATTGTGTTTTGCTCTTGTAGCTCAGTTGGTAGAGCACACCCTTGGTAAGGGTGAGGTCAGCGGTTCAAATCCGCTCAAGAGCTCCATTGCTAAAGGCAGATATGAAAATATCTGCCTTTGTTTTAGGTGGGTCGGCTGTACTTGATCCGCTTGATGTCTTGTTCGGACCCTGCTTTTGGGGTGGGGATGTTCTGAATAAGGTGTTGAAAAACTCTCGTCAGGTCCGCATAATGGTCGGCCTGATTTTGCTTTTAGGTCAGTAGCTCAATTGGCAGAGCGACGGTCTCCAAAACCGTAGGTTGGGGGTTCGATTCCCTCCTGACCTGCCAGATTTCCTAGATGTAATCTGGCTTTCTTTTCACAGGATCTCCGTAGATGAATCCCAAGGCTGAAGCATCAGACTCTCGCTTTGATTTGCTGAAATGGCTTCTGGTAGTCGTTTTGGTTGTCGTGGGTGTTGTCGGTAATCAGTATTATTCTGCTGAGCCGATCCTGTACCGTGTTCTCGCTCTCCTTGTTATCGCTGCTGTCGCCGCTTTTGTAGCGCTGCAGACTGGCAAAGGTAAAGCTTTTTTCGTTTTGGCGAAAGAAGCGCGCGCTGAGATTCGTAAAGTCGTTTGGCCTACTCGCCAAGAAACCACTCAAACCACTCTGATTGTCGTGGCGGTTGTGTTGGTTATGGCGTTGCTGTTGTGGGGGCTAGATTCCCTGCTCGGCTGGCTTGTTTCCTTGATAGTTGGCTAAGGGTGTCCCGTGGCTAAGCGTTGGTACGTAGTGCATGCTTACTCGGGTTACGAGAAGCATGTCATGCGCTCGTTGGTCGAGCGTGTGAAGCTGGCAGGCATGGAAGATGGCTTCGGCGAAATTCTGGTTCCCACTGAAGAAGTGGTTGAAATGCGTAATGGCCAGAAGCGCAAAAGCGAACGTAAATTCTTCCCTGGTTATGTGCTTGTTCAGATGGACATGAATGAGGGTACTTGGCACTTGGTCAAGGATACCCCGCGTGTCATGGGCTTTATTGGCGGTACTGCTGATAAGCCAGCTCCGATCACTGACAAGGAAGCAGAAGCCATTCTGCGCCGTGTTGCTGACGGTAGCGATAAGCCGAAGCCAAAAACACTGTTCGAGCCGGGTGAGGTTGTTCGTGTCACCGACGGTCCGTTCGCTGATTTTAACGGCACGGTCGAAGAAGTTAACTACGAAAAGAGCCGTATCCAGGTGGCGGTGCTCATTTTCGGACGCTCTACTCCGGTAGAGCTAGAGTTCAGCCAGGTCGAAAAGGCATAGTTGAGCTGCAATCCCATACCCCGCAGCCTAAGGCTGTGGGGTTTTTTCGTCACTGGGATATACGCGTAAGTAACCGGGGAGCCTTTATTGGCGCTTGAACCCGTAATTGGAGTGCCTCATGGCCAAGAAGATAACCGCATACATCAAGCTGCAAGTGAAAGCCGCTCAGGCTAACCCTAGCCCGCCAGTTGGTCCTGCTCTGGGTCAGCACGGTGTGAACATCATGGAATTCTGCAAAGCGTTCAACGCCCGTACTCAGGGTATTGAGCCAGGCTTGCCGACTCCAGTGATCATCACTGTATACAGCGACCGTAGCTTCACCTTCGAAACAAAAAGTACCCCTGCATCGGTTCTGCTGAAGAAAGCTGCAGGCTTGACCAGCGGCTCGGCTCGCCCGAACACCGTTAAAGTTGGCACCGTGACTCGTGCTCAGCTGGAAGATATCGCTAAAGCAAAAAATGCGGATCTGACTGCTGCTGACATGGAAGCGGCCGTGCGTACCATCGCCGGTTCCGCTCGTAGCATGGGCCTTAACGTGGAGGGTGTGTAATGGCTAAGCTGACCAAGCGTCAAAAGGCAATCGCCAGCAAAATCGAAGCTGGCAAGTCCTACAACTTTGTAGACGCTGCTGCTCTGCTGGCTGAACTGTCGACTGTCAAGTTCAGTGAGTCTGTAGACGTTGCTGTCAATCTGGGTGTTGATCCTCGTAAATCCGACCAGGTTGTTCGTAGCGCTACCGTATTGCCGCACGGCACCGGTAAAACTGTACGCGTTGCAGTTTTCACTCAGGGCCCTGCTGCTGAAGCTGCTCTGGCTGCTGGCGCTGATCGCGTTGGTATGGACGATCTGGCTGCTGAAATGAAAGCAGGCGATCTGAACTATGACGTCGTTATCGCTTCTCCTGATGCGATGCGTGTTGTAGGTCAGTTGGGTCAGATTCTCGGTCCTCGTGGTCTGATGCCTAACCCTAAAGTCGGCACTGTTACTCCTGACGTGGCTAACGCTGTCAAGAATGCCAAGGCTGGTCAGGTTCGTTATCGCACCGACAAAAACGGCATCATCCACACGTCCGTTGGCAAGGTCGGCTTCGACGCCGTCAAGCTGAAGGAAAACGTTGAAGCCCTGATCGCTGATCTGAAGCGTATCAAGCCAGCTTCCTCGAAAGGTATTTACGTCAAGCGCATCACCCTGAGCACCACCATGGGTCCGGGCCTGGTCATCGACCAGGGTTCGCTGGAAGCGTAAGACAAAGCGGCATGGTTTTCCGTGCTGTTTGAAAGATTGGGGTCCCTGCATGGCGGGGGCTATCCAAGACCGTAGGCGACGCAAGTCTTAAACCACAAGCCTACGCAGATGGTGCTCCCGGTTCCTTACCGAATCAGACACCAAAACGACATCTGGCTTCGGTCGGATGAAACGGTAACAAGCAGGAGTTAAACCCGTGGCAATTAAACTCGAAGACAAGAAGGCCATCGTCGCTGAAGTCAACGAGGCTGCCAAAGCTGGTCTGTCCGCTGTCGTGGCTGATGCCCGTGGTGTGACGGTTAGCGCTATGACCGGACTCCGTAAAGAGGCTCGTGAAGCTGGTGTTTACGTACGTGTTGTACGTAACACTCTGCTCAAGCGCGCTGTTGCTGACACTGAATTCAGTGTTCTCAACGACGTGTTCACCGGCCCGACCTTGATCGCGTTCTCCAACGAACATCCTGGCGCTGCTGCCCGTTTGTTCAAGGAATTCTCGAAAGGTCAGGACAAGTTCGAGATCAAGGCAGCTGCGTTCGAGGGCAAGTTCCTCGCAGCTAATCAGATCGATGTACTGGCAAGCCTGCCGACCCGTAACGAAGCAATTTCTCAGCTGATGAGCGTGATTCAAGGCGCTACCAGCAAGTTGGCTCGTACTCTGGCGGCTGTTCGCGACCAAAAAGAAGCAGCTGCGGCCTAAGGCTGAGTCAGATCTTTTCGCGTATTTTTGTTTATTTTGATGGTCGCGTAGGCCGTCCCCCAATTCAGGAATTTGAGTCATGTCCATCTCTCAAGACGATATCCTTAACGCCGTAGCTGAAATGTCCGTTCTGCAAGTTGTAGAGCTGATCAAGGCTTTCGAAGAGAAGTTCGGCGTTACTGCTGCTGCTGGCTCTGCTGGCCCAGCTGTTGCTGCAGCTGTTGTTGAAGAACAAACTGAATTCAACGTCATGCTGCTGGAAGCTGGCGAGAAGAAAGTTAACGTGATCAAGGCTGTACGTGAGCTGACCGGTCTGGGCCTGAAAGAAGCCAAGGCAGTCGTTGACGGCGCGCCAGGCATCGTTCTGGAAGCTGTTGCCAAAGACGCAGCTGACAAAGCAAAAGCTACCCTGGAAGAAGCAGGCGCTAAAGTCGAGCTGAAATAAGCATCGACTTTGAGTGTCCAGCCCACGCGTTGAGCGAAAGGCTGATGGCTGGTGGCTTTTGCCACCGGCCTTTTTCCGTTATAGATGATTGGCGCTGTCAACGTCTGTAACGTGCGGTATCCACCGATGGCGGTGGCGCAAACCAAGGGGTTTGCAAGATTTTCTGGCTGCTTCCGTCGGGAGGGAGCCAAACAAGCAGGTGACCAAGCTGGGGAACGCTGATGGCTTACTCATATACTGAGAAAAAACGTATCCGCAAGGACTTTAGCAAGTTGCCGGACGTAATGGATGTGCCGTATCTCTTGGCCATCCAGCTGGATTCGTATCGCGAATTCCTGCAGGCGGGAGCGACCAAAGATCAGTTCCGCGACGTCGGTCTGCATGCAGCCTTCAAATCCGTTTTCCCGATCATCAGCTACTCCGGCAATGCTGCGCTGGAGTATGTAGGTTATCGCTTGGGCGAACCGGCATTTGATGTCAAGGAATGCGTGCTGCGCGGTGTGACTTACGCAGTACCTCTGCGGGTCAAGGTCCGTCTGATCATTTTCGACAAAGAATCGTCGAACAAAGCGATCAAGGACATCAAAGAGCAAGAAGTCTACATGGGTGAAATCCCCCTGATGACTGAAAACGGTACCTTTGTAATCAATGGCACCGAGCGCGTTATCGTGTCTCAGCTTCACCGTTCGCCAGGCGTATTCTTCGACCACGACCGTGGCAAGACGCACAGCTCCGGCAAGCTGCTTTACTCCGCTCGTATCATTCCTTACCGCGGTTCGTGGCTGGACTTCGAGTTCGATCCGAAAGACTGCGTATTCGTCCGTATCGACCGTCGTCGCAAGCTGCCTGCGTCCGTACTTCTGCGCGCACTGGGTTACACCACCGAGCAAGTGCTCGATGCTTTCTATACCACCAACGTATTCCATGTTCGCGGCGAAAACCTGAACCTGGAACTGGTGCCTCAGCGCCTGCGTGGTGAAATTGCCGTTCTGGATATTCTGGACGACAAGGGCAAGGTCATTGTCGAGCAGGGTCGTCGTATCACTGCCCGTCACATCAACCAGCTGGAAAAAGCCGGGATCAAAGAGCTGGAAGTACCTCTGGACTACGTCCTGGGCCGTACAACTGCCAAGGTCATCGTGCATCCGGCTACGGGCGAGATCATTGCCGAGTGCAACACCGAGCTGAACACTGAAATCCTCGGCAAGATTGCCAAGGCTCAGGTTGTTCGCATCGAAACGCTGTACACCAACGATATCGATTGCGGTCCATTCGTATCCGACACGTTGAAGATCGACTCCACCAGCAACCAACTGGAAGCGCTGGTCGAGATCTATCGCATGATGCGTCCTGGCGAGCCACCGACCAAGGATGCTGCCGAAACCCTGTTCAACAACCTGTTCTTCAGTCCTGAGCGTTATGACCTGTCTGCTGTAGGCCGGATGAAGTTCAACCGTCGTATCGGTCGTACCGAAATCGAAGGTTCGGGCGTGTTGTGCAAGGAAGATATCGTCGCGGTTCTCAAGACTCTCGTTGATATCCGTAACGGCAAAGGCATCGTCGATGACATCGACCACCTCGGTAACCGTCGTGTTCGCTGCGTAGGCGAGATGGCCGAGAACCAGTTCCGTGTAGGTCTGGTCCGCGTCGAGCGTGCGGTTAAAGAACGTCTGTCCATGGCAGAAAGCGAAGGCCTGATGCCTCAGGACCTGATCAATGCCAAGCCTGTCGCGGCAGCGGTCAAAGAGTTCTTTGGTTCCAGCCAGCTTTCCCAGTTCATGGACCAGAACAACCCGCTTTCCGAGATCACTCACAAGCGTCGTGTTTCGGCACTCGGCCCTGGCGGTCTGACCCGTGAGCGCGCTGGCTTTGAAGTTCGAGACGTTCACCCGACTCACTACGGTCGCGTGTGCCCTATCGAAACGCCGGAAGGTCCGAACATCGGCCTGATCAACTCCCTCGCGGCTTATGCTCGCACCAACCAGTATGGTTTCCTTGAGAGCCCGTACCGTGTTGTGAAGGAAGGTCTGGTAACCGAAGAAATCGTATTCCTTTCGGCGATCGAAGAAGCTGACCACGTCATTGCCCAGGCCTCGGCCGCAATGAACGACAAGCAAGAGCTGATCGACGAGCTGGTTGCTGTGCGTCACTTGAACGAATTCACCGTCAAGGCGCCAGCCGACGTCACCCTGATGGACGTTTCGCCCAAGCAGGTTGTCTCGGTAGCAGCTTCGCTGATCCCGTTCCTCGAGCACGACGACGCCAACCGTGCGTTGATGGGTTCGAACATGCAGCGTCAGGCCGTACCCACCCTGCGTGCCGACAAGCCGCTGGTAGGTACCGGCATGGAGCGCAACGTT contains:
- the birA gene encoding bifunctional biotin--[acetyl-CoA-carboxylase] ligase/biotin operon repressor BirA, with the translated sequence MLTLLKLLADGAFHSGQVLGEVLGVSRSAVWKQLQQLEAELGIEFHKVRGRGYRLATPVSLLSPDAITQSGLPAGWSVRTYDSIDSTNAEAARLIGDGLPMPLLVLAEQQTSGRGRRGRKWVSPFAENLYYSLVLRIDGGMRQLEGLSLLVGLAVMNVLRDLGVSDAGLKWPNDVLVGKQKIAGILLELIGDPADVCHVIIGIGVNVNMKASTEVDQSWTSIRLETGRLADRNDVAARISARLDSLLTLHREKGFAAFREDWERGHLWQGAAVTLLSGVQTVEGVVLGVDVLGALRLEVGGVEKSFSGGELSLRLRDDS
- a CDS encoding pantothenate kinase — protein: MILELDCGNSFIKWRVMSISDTSVVSGGVVDSDEALLEQLGNLTSVMLTGCRLVSVRSAEETDELVSTLTKALAISPERALPARELAGVINGYDDYMRLGLDRWLAFVGAYTIARNACLVIDLGTAVTSDFVDAQGQHLGGFICPGMPLMRSELRTHTRRIRYNDTEAEKALVQLVPGRATPEAVERGCSLMLRGFVLTQIEIARGYWGDDFTVFVTGGDAPLVADVLPGARVVPDLIFVGLALACPLR
- the secE gene encoding preprotein translocase subunit SecE, with the protein product MNPKAEASDSRFDLLKWLLVVVLVVVGVVGNQYYSAEPILYRVLALLVIAAVAAFVALQTGKGKAFFVLAKEARAEIRKVVWPTRQETTQTTLIVVAVVLVMALLLWGLDSLLGWLVSLIVG
- the nusG gene encoding transcription termination/antitermination protein NusG, translating into MAKRWYVVHAYSGYEKHVMRSLVERVKLAGMEDGFGEILVPTEEVVEMRNGQKRKSERKFFPGYVLVQMDMNEGTWHLVKDTPRVMGFIGGTADKPAPITDKEAEAILRRVADGSDKPKPKTLFEPGEVVRVTDGPFADFNGTVEEVNYEKSRIQVAVLIFGRSTPVELEFSQVEKA
- the rplK gene encoding 50S ribosomal protein L11; translated protein: MAKKITAYIKLQVKAAQANPSPPVGPALGQHGVNIMEFCKAFNARTQGIEPGLPTPVIITVYSDRSFTFETKSTPASVLLKKAAGLTSGSARPNTVKVGTVTRAQLEDIAKAKNADLTAADMEAAVRTIAGSARSMGLNVEGV
- the rplA gene encoding 50S ribosomal protein L1; this encodes MAKLTKRQKAIASKIEAGKSYNFVDAAALLAELSTVKFSESVDVAVNLGVDPRKSDQVVRSATVLPHGTGKTVRVAVFTQGPAAEAALAAGADRVGMDDLAAEMKAGDLNYDVVIASPDAMRVVGQLGQILGPRGLMPNPKVGTVTPDVANAVKNAKAGQVRYRTDKNGIIHTSVGKVGFDAVKLKENVEALIADLKRIKPASSKGIYVKRITLSTTMGPGLVIDQGSLEA
- the rplJ gene encoding 50S ribosomal protein L10; amino-acid sequence: MAIKLEDKKAIVAEVNEAAKAGLSAVVADARGVTVSAMTGLRKEAREAGVYVRVVRNTLLKRAVADTEFSVLNDVFTGPTLIAFSNEHPGAAARLFKEFSKGQDKFEIKAAAFEGKFLAANQIDVLASLPTRNEAISQLMSVIQGATSKLARTLAAVRDQKEAAAA
- the rplL gene encoding 50S ribosomal protein L7/L12 encodes the protein MSISQDDILNAVAEMSVLQVVELIKAFEEKFGVTAAAGSAGPAVAAAVVEEQTEFNVMLLEAGEKKVNVIKAVRELTGLGLKEAKAVVDGAPGIVLEAVAKDAADKAKATLEEAGAKVELK
- the rpoB gene encoding DNA-directed RNA polymerase subunit beta translates to MAYSYTEKKRIRKDFSKLPDVMDVPYLLAIQLDSYREFLQAGATKDQFRDVGLHAAFKSVFPIISYSGNAALEYVGYRLGEPAFDVKECVLRGVTYAVPLRVKVRLIIFDKESSNKAIKDIKEQEVYMGEIPLMTENGTFVINGTERVIVSQLHRSPGVFFDHDRGKTHSSGKLLYSARIIPYRGSWLDFEFDPKDCVFVRIDRRRKLPASVLLRALGYTTEQVLDAFYTTNVFHVRGENLNLELVPQRLRGEIAVLDILDDKGKVIVEQGRRITARHINQLEKAGIKELEVPLDYVLGRTTAKVIVHPATGEIIAECNTELNTEILGKIAKAQVVRIETLYTNDIDCGPFVSDTLKIDSTSNQLEALVEIYRMMRPGEPPTKDAAETLFNNLFFSPERYDLSAVGRMKFNRRIGRTEIEGSGVLCKEDIVAVLKTLVDIRNGKGIVDDIDHLGNRRVRCVGEMAENQFRVGLVRVERAVKERLSMAESEGLMPQDLINAKPVAAAVKEFFGSSQLSQFMDQNNPLSEITHKRRVSALGPGGLTRERAGFEVRDVHPTHYGRVCPIETPEGPNIGLINSLAAYARTNQYGFLESPYRVVKEGLVTEEIVFLSAIEEADHVIAQASAAMNDKQELIDELVAVRHLNEFTVKAPADVTLMDVSPKQVVSVAASLIPFLEHDDANRALMGSNMQRQAVPTLRADKPLVGTGMERNVARDSGVCVVARRGGVIDSVDASRIVVRVADDEVETGEAGVDIYNLTKYTRSNQNTCINQRPLVSKGDRVQRSDIMADGPSTDMGELALGQNMRIAFMAWNGFNFEDSICLSERVVQEDRFTTIHIQELTCVARDTKLGPEEITADIPNVGEAALNKLDEAGIVYVGAEVGAGDILVGKVTPKGETQLTPEEKLLRAIFGEKASDVKDTSLRVPTGTKGTVIDVQVFTRDGVERDARALSIEKSQLDEIRKDLNEEFRIVEGATFERLRSALVGRVAEGGAGLKKGQEITNEVLDGLEHGQWFKLRMAEDALNEQLEKAQAYIVDRRRLLDDKFEDKKRKLQQGDDLAPGVLKIVKVYLAIRRRIQPGDKMAGRHGNKGVVSVIMPVEDMPHDANGTPVDIVLNPLGVPSRMNVGQILETHLGLAAKGLGEKINRMLEEQRKVVELRKFLNEIYNEIGGRQESLEDLSDKEILDLAKNLRNGVPMATPVFDGAKESEIKAMLKLADMPESGQMQLFDGRTGNKFERPVTVGYMYMLKLNHLVDDKMHARSTGSYSLVTQQPLGGKAQFGGQRFGEMEVWALEAYGAAYTLQEMLTVKSDDVNGRTKMYKNIVDGDHRMEPGMPESFNVLIKEIRSLGIDIDLETE